The genome window AGCTCGGATTCCAgtcctttctctgctcttgagaaGTTACGACGTGCAGTCAACTCTGCAGTGACTCTACTCAGCCAAGCGtatccacagaaaacaaaacactttgtTCCTGAACACTTAACTAACGAATGAATGGCCATTCAAACATGATCCGACTGCCCTACCCACTAGACTGGCCATTAGGAATCACAGGTTTTAACTGCAGTTCAGCCATCAACACAGGACACAAGGTATTGACCGGCTCTGCCTCATTCCCCGTGAGAAATGCACCcagaaaataactaataaaaggagaaaagcattTTGTCTAGATAAATTCTAATGTTAATGGCTCCGCTCTACAGGTTTGTGTGAAGTGAGATGAGTTACACAATTTGTCCCTCTAATGTGTGTTCTAATTGTTTTCCCTGGGTTACGGGCTAATCGGAACCACCTACAGCCACTGCTTTAATGTGAATGCGATTCAGAGACTAAAACAATACAACCTCCATGACAGTGCCAATTTTCATCAATTAGCCACGACAAACAGAACATTCACTGTGATACATTTAAACAGTGGTCCTGGTAGTTCACTGGTCCTCAGATATTCAGCCCTTTCATCCTTTTAAGAAACTCTGGTTCATATGTTCACACTCATATGACTATGTGGAaaattcctatttaaaaaaaaaatacaacagaaacaaaacccagcagAGAGTAAACCATGTCAATTTATTGGCATAGTCAATTTATCAACAAGGGCAGTTTTGTCCCCAGGAAGTGAGGTTGATTTCAATCTGCTATAACAGGTACCCACATGTCTTCACCTTGACGATTCAGCAGTTCATGCTTCAGTCAGGGCCtaggcagaaaagagaaaatgcaacAGTTGCTAGTCTGCAGTGCCTTCTTCACATCCACCATCAACGAGAGAGCCTGCATGCGCAGCCTGCAGCACAACAGTGGCAGCAATGGTACGGGCTGCCACAGGCACACGGCCCGCCACAGGCACACCCGAGTCAATCGCTTCTACTGGGACAGCTCTGTCCTACGGCCTCCTGCCCTCATGCTGGCAGACATTAAGATAGGGGCCACACTTTGTTTTCAGGAGCCACACAAGCCTCTCTGACCCCGAGGCTCCCACAGTCATAGGAGTCAGCCACAGACGGCACAATGTGACTGCAGGTGAGATGTTATCAGCTCCCCGTGGAGAAGGAACAGCCCAACATAAACGAAGTTTTACGGCTCCAAATTCTCAGACGAGACAGACCCAAGAAAGGGGCTCAATTTAACACATGCACTCCCTggttacaataaaatatttgtaattcaagatgaaaatgaaaagtgCTTAGGGGAGAGAGTTTCAATCAGGCACACCGCTCACAGCACAGGCTTTGGAGCATGAATGTCACGGGCTGGGCTGCTGCGGGGCTGACAcatttcaaaagcaaaagcaaatgaaatctAAGAACATCTCTCCCAAAACTTGCCTTGCTTATCTTTGAAATAACAATGTAAATAAAGTAGCTGGGAGATCAAATCGGTCTGGAGAACCAGTCTGAACTCCTCGACTGTGCAGAACCACTTCGGCATGGCAGATGACTGCACCTTCACATTCCCAACACCTCTGCACAGGTAAAATGAGCCAGGCTCTCTGAAAGCATAAGGAACTCAGCAGAACAGGGCTCATCCAGGGCGAGCAGCCCTTCCTGTTTAATGAAACGGCAAGACCCTGCTTGCAGGTGTGCCCGTATGTTCAGGAAGAAGGGATGTGTGAGGGCAGCAGCAGCCATGGGGGAAGGAGCATGCAGAGAACAGCCATTTCTCAGTCTCCTGACCCATTACATAACTCCAACAGCAATTACAATTATTTGATTTTGTGCAGATAGATGAACCAGGTTTAATTAAAATAAGGTGGTTCTCTATCCGAGGATTGCTAACTGCACCGAAAATCAATGTGCCAATTATTCTGCTTGTCAGGGCTGCACAGGGACTCTTTCATCATGTCAGGAGACGTCTAAGACCTGTGCACTCCAAATCATTGCTGAGTAACCCATGTCCAAAGCCGCCAACTGGGAGGCCGAGTCTCAAACTAAAGTGAGTTTTGGTAAGCTCTCAAAACTTGAAGAGGCGACCCCTGACAAAGCAGGGACTCACCGGCTACTCCTTCTTCACTTTCACGATCTTTACGCTGCTGCCGGAAGTCTTCTCAgcgttggctttgaactcagtctTCAGGGCATCCCTCACTGCTTTTGCACAGATCTGGGAGAACCGGATGTAGCTAGCAGAGTGAGAGAGGATACAAGGCTTATTACCAACAGCTAGACGGAGGTGTCATTATGTGTGGTCTCTTGGATTTCTTCCCATACTCTTAGTTTTGGCTGGTTACTCACTATGGCAAAATTGGATTGAGAACTGGGAAATACCAAAAATAATCTATACAAAGGAGACAATCAGAAATGTGCCCCCAGATTAGCTGGTATTTGACTTGGAGATCCTAAGTTTTCTTCTTGGCACTGTATCttttca of Peromyscus maniculatus bairdii isolate BWxNUB_F1_BW_parent chromosome 4, HU_Pman_BW_mat_3.1, whole genome shotgun sequence contains these proteins:
- the Atp5f1e gene encoding ATP synthase F(1) complex subunit epsilon, mitochondrial, giving the protein MVAYWRQAGLSYIRFSQICAKAVRDALKTEFKANAEKTSGSSVKIVKVKKE